A window of Corallococcus macrosporus DSM 14697 contains these coding sequences:
- a CDS encoding flagellar biosynthetic protein FliR, with protein MNVADLIAELGTRANVSAVIFTVALVMCRVMPVLIFSPFLGGEVVPTELKMGIGLTLSIVLYPLIAGSVTSIPMSAMPYIALMAKEVFIGFTIAFVVNSLFEAARVAGNLVDTMSGSNNAQLYVPQLGQQVTLFSSFKVQLAVVLFLTLNGHHLVIQALADSLVAVPLDGFPRFHDGPWPFFDLMIRVFADLLRVSLALAAPAMLATFLTDVALGAINRVAPQIQVFFISMSVKPLVSVLLVFLVLGALMDRMQGEMVIMLRTLNQALRLLS; from the coding sequence ATGAACGTCGCGGACCTCATCGCGGAGTTGGGCACCCGGGCCAACGTCTCGGCCGTCATCTTCACGGTGGCGCTGGTGATGTGCCGGGTGATGCCCGTGCTCATCTTCAGCCCCTTCCTGGGCGGTGAGGTGGTCCCCACCGAGCTGAAGATGGGCATCGGGTTGACGCTCTCCATCGTCCTCTATCCGCTCATCGCGGGCTCGGTGACGTCCATCCCCATGAGCGCCATGCCGTACATCGCGCTGATGGCGAAGGAGGTGTTCATCGGGTTCACCATCGCCTTCGTCGTCAACTCACTGTTCGAGGCGGCGCGCGTGGCCGGCAACCTGGTGGACACCATGTCCGGCAGCAACAACGCGCAGTTGTACGTGCCGCAGCTCGGGCAGCAGGTGACGCTGTTCTCCAGCTTCAAGGTGCAGCTCGCGGTGGTGCTGTTCCTCACGTTGAACGGGCACCACCTGGTCATCCAGGCGCTGGCGGACAGCCTGGTGGCGGTGCCGCTGGACGGCTTCCCCCGCTTTCACGACGGGCCGTGGCCCTTCTTCGACCTGATGATTCGCGTGTTCGCGGACCTGCTGCGGGTGAGCCTGGCGCTGGCCGCTCCCGCCATGCTGGCGACCTTCCTCACGGACGTGGCGCTGGGCGCCATCAACCGCGTGGCGCCGCAAATCCAGGTGTTCTTCATCTCCATGTCCGTCAAGCCCCTGGTGAGCGTGCTCCTCGTCTTCCTGGTGCTCGGGGCCCTGATGGACCGCATGCAGGGGGAGATG
- the fliQ gene encoding flagellar biosynthesis protein FliQ, producing the protein MNQLTFITQEALFLVLVASAPPVLMSLLVGFIISLFQATTQIQEQTLTFAPKVVAVFGILALAGPWIGSQLVRFTFHVFDRFPALIK; encoded by the coding sequence ATGAATCAGCTCACGTTCATCACCCAGGAGGCCCTGTTCCTGGTGCTCGTCGCGTCGGCGCCGCCGGTGCTGATGAGCCTGTTGGTGGGGTTCATCATCTCCCTGTTCCAGGCCACCACGCAGATCCAGGAGCAGACGCTGACCTTCGCGCCGAAGGTCGTCGCCGTGTTCGGCATCCTCGCGTTGGCCGGCCCCTGGATTGGCAGCCAGCTGGTGCGCTTCACGTTCCACGTCTTCGACAGGTTCCCCGCGCTCATCAAATGA
- the sctR gene encoding type III secretion system export apparatus subunit SctR — translation MNLPASARPRLPRVPPWLFAAVVAAHPLAALAQRRGSAAIPDSVVNEAVNSDSFASRPLILILALAAMGLVPFALMMVTSFVKISVVLSIVRSALGTQQIPPTQVITGLAVILTVYIMAPVGTQMYRAAGLDIWAKGPGVFSSETVGSMLGAANKSKEPLREWLMKKVTTKDRALFFNLAKKLRQGEDRDAVESDDFMVIIPAFVVSELKEAFQIGFLLFVPFIVIDMVVANILLALGMHMLSPTTISMPFKLLLFVLVDGWYLIAKGLVVGYL, via the coding sequence GTGAACCTCCCTGCCTCCGCCCGTCCCCGTCTCCCGCGCGTCCCGCCCTGGCTGTTCGCGGCCGTGGTCGCCGCTCATCCCCTCGCCGCGCTCGCGCAGAGGCGGGGGAGCGCCGCCATCCCCGACTCGGTGGTCAACGAGGCCGTCAACAGCGACTCGTTCGCCTCGCGCCCGCTCATCCTCATCCTGGCGCTGGCGGCCATGGGCCTGGTGCCCTTCGCGCTGATGATGGTGACCAGCTTCGTGAAGATTTCGGTGGTGCTCTCCATCGTCCGCTCGGCGCTGGGCACGCAGCAGATTCCGCCCACCCAGGTCATCACCGGCCTGGCCGTCATCCTCACCGTCTACATCATGGCCCCGGTGGGGACGCAGATGTACCGCGCGGCCGGCCTGGACATCTGGGCCAAGGGGCCGGGCGTCTTCTCCTCGGAGACGGTGGGCTCCATGCTGGGCGCGGCCAACAAGTCCAAGGAGCCGCTGCGCGAGTGGCTCATGAAGAAGGTCACCACCAAGGACCGGGCGCTCTTCTTCAACCTCGCCAAGAAGCTGCGGCAGGGCGAGGACCGCGACGCCGTGGAGAGCGATGACTTCATGGTCATCATCCCGGCCTTCGTGGTGTCCGAGCTCAAGGAGGCCTTCCAGATAGGCTTCCTCCTGTTCGTGCCGTTCATCGTCATCGACATGGTGGTGGCCAACATCCTGCTGGCGCTCGGCATGCACATGCTGTCGCCCACCACCATCTCCATGCCGTTCAAGCTGCTGCTGTTCGTGCTCGTGGACGGCTGGTATCTCATCGCCAAGGGCCTGGTCGTCGGCTACCTGTAG